The genomic DNA CTCGGCCAGCCCGGCACGGGCCTGACCTGAAACCATGTTGGTTATCTCACCTACTGCATCCTGCACATCCTGCAGGATATCCTGAACATCGTCACCGAGCATGTTTTTGACTATGGTGACTGCGCAATTCTTTGTAAAAGAGATAGAAATTGTTCCGTTCATATCACCGGTAATGCCTACCAGTCCGGTAACATCACCGACAGCGGTCTTGCTTTTCTTTACATAAGGCTTTCCCGGCGTGGGTGTAACCATCGCCATCATTGACAGAACATCAACAGCAGCCTTGATAAATGGTTTGGCAAGTTCAACATTCATATAAATATTCCCTACATCAGAAGTTAATTCCAGCAGCAGGAGCACCTTCAGTTCATGGTCTATTCCCACTAGATCACAATTTGAAAGATACTAACTGCAAAAACGGAAAGGTTCAAGAAGCATGATTAAAATACGGTTAAAAAGACACAGCAAGTTGCAGCCTTGGATGGGATAATGTAATCCATACCATTATTTCTGATACTCTGATTAAATTAAGGATGTTGAATATGGTTCAAAGTCTGGCCGGACTGTTGGGTTTAGTCTTTCTCGCCTGGGTTTTCAGCGAAAACAGGAAAAAAATCAGCTTAAAAAACATACTCAGCGGACTGGTGCTGCAATTCGCTGTTGCCCTGCTTATGCTGAAGGTTCCGTTTTTCAGTGATCTTATCATGTACCTCAACCACGCGGTTAACGCCTTGCAGCAGGCTACACAGGCCGGGACAAGCTTTGTATTCGGCTACCTCGGCGGAGGTCCGCTGCCTTTCACCGAAAACTCTCCGGGCGCAAGCTGGAGTCTTGCTTTCCGTGCCCTGCCACTTATTCTCGTGGTCAGTGCGCTTTCGGCTCTTCTTTTCTACTGGAAAATCATCCCGGTAGTAGTCCGTTTTTTTTCGCTGGTCCTGCAGAAAACCATGAATATCGGCGGAGCACTGGGACTCGGAGTTGCCTCCAATATTTTCGTGGGCATGGTCGAAGCACCTATCATTATCGCCCCCTATGTAAAAAACATGAGCCGCAGTGAGCTGATGACCCTGATGATCAGCGGTATGGCGACCATTGCCGGAACTGTACTGGTTCTTTACGCATCCATTCTTAATACGGTTCTCCCTGACGCAATAGGACATATCCTTACCGCTTCCATCATAAGTGCCCCCGCTGCAATCCTCATATCCAGAATAATGGTTCCGGAAAAAGGAAGCATCGAGAACGCAGGAAACATCGAGATCAAAAGTCCAGCCTCCAGCTCAATGGATGCAGTGGTCAAAGGTACAGCTGACGGAATCAATATGCTCATTAATATCGTGGGCATGCTGCTGGTGCTGGTGGCCCTTGTGGCCCTGACCAACCAGATACTCGGCTTCCTGCCCGCCATGGGAGGCGAGCCGCTGACCCTGCAGCGCATCCTCGGCATAATCATGTGGCCGGTAGTCTGGCTTATGGGCATCCCGGCAAGTGAAGCCTATACGGCCTCCTCACTCATGGGAACCAAGACCATCCTCAACGAATTTCTGGCCTACCTGCAACTGGCCGGACTTCCCGAAGGCACACTCTCACCCCGATCAACCATTATCATGACCTACGCCATGTGCGGCTTCGCCAACCTCGGCAGTCTCGGCATTCTCATTGGTGGTCTGGTCAGCATTGCGCCTGAACGCAAGGACGAAATAGTGGAACTGGGGACAAAATCAGTCATCGGCGGAACTCTGGCTACCTGCATGACCGGAGCTGTGGTAGGGTTGCTTTACTAAACAAGAGGATCAGGCTCCATGTTCAAATCAGCAAACGGCATAAGCCCGGCGGAACTGAAACATTTTCTGCACAAGAGGGCACCATCGCGCAATGCCGCGCTTATTCTTGCGGCTATTGCCATCGGTGTGGGCTCTGCTCTGGCCGCCGTCTGCCTGAACAAATCCCTCGATTTCCTGTCCATGCTGCGCAAAACCAACTCCCACCAGTGGTGGATGTTCATGCTTCCCGCGGCAGGTGCAGCAGCAGCCGTTATTCTGAGCCGCAAGGTTTTCAAGGAGACTGGCGGACACGGGGTGGGCGAAGTCATTGCCAAAGTGGGACTCAAGCAGGGCATTCTGCGTCCCATCTCGATCATCAGTTCACTTCTGACCAGCCTGCTGACCATTGCCAGCGGCGGATCAGCAGGACCGGAAGCCCCGGTGGTGGTCAGCGGATCGGCCATGGGTTCCAATCTGTCCCGTATCTGCAAAATGAGCGGCCAATCACGCATGACCCTGATCGGATGCGGCGCAGCAGGATCTATCTCGGCTATCTTCAATGCCCCGGTCACCGGAATGATCTTTGCCGTTGAAATCATCCTCGGGGAATGGACACCTTACCATCTCATCCCCATTGCCATATCATCGGTGGTAGCCACTCAGACCTCCCGCATTCTGGAAGGGAACGTCATCCCCTTTAACGAACAGTTTCCGCCCATGGGAGTGACCGATCTGGGCACCTCCATCATGCTGGCCTTGCTGGCGGCACTGATATCAGTATTTTTTGTGCGCTCCATCAGGCAGGTGGGATCAATCTGTTCCTCATTTACCAATCAACCGTGGATCAAGGCCGGAGCCGGAGGGTTGGCTGTGGGGATAATCGGAATTTTCTTTCCGCTGGCCCTTGGCGAAGGTTATACCTCCATCAAGATGGCTATTCACGGAACCCTGCCCACCGGACTGGGGATTGTCATGCTGATGGTCCTGCTGCGCATCGCCACCACCTCACTGACTCTCGGCAGCGGGGGGCTGGGAGGCATTTTCGCCCCCTGTCTGGTCATCGGTTCACTGTTCGGGGCTCTCTACTACCGGCTGATTTCACACTTCATCCCCCAGCACATGCTCACCGGGGAAGGATCGTATGCCCTGCTGGGCATGGCCGGAGTCGTAAGCGGTGTGATGCAGGCCCCGCTGACCAGTGTATTTCTTGTCCTGGAAATTACCCGCGGCTATCAGGATGTCATGCACATAATGACCGTGACCTTCCTTTCTTCCATGCTCACCCACGCCTTTGAGCCTTCTTCGTTTTACTTTAAGGATCTGGTGGAAAAAGGATTGCTGCTGCGCCCGAAAACCGATGAGAAAATTCTGGCAGATATTGATACCGGGGAACTGGTCCATGAAAACCTGACTCATGCCTGCCCGCAGATGAGTGTCAGCGACTTCCTGAAAGTACTGAGCAGCACCACTCAGACCCATGTTCCCATCATTAACAGCGAGACAAATGAATTCATGGGCATGGTCGATGTGGTTTCAGCCCGCTCCGCCATCCTCGACCCCAAGCAGCAACAGAGCAACATAGGCGAAGTAGCCATAGACAGGAATGCCCCCGCCATTGATAAAGGCATGGGAGCAGCGGAAATTCTGGAAATAATGAACCGTAGCGGCAAAACCACCCTGCCGGTCATGAAGGACGGAAACTTTTCCGGATTCATCAGCAAAGAAGATATCCTTGCTGCCTACAGGGGAGAAATGAAGTCATACGGACGGCGTGACAATCTTTTCTAATGCGGGAACAAGAACTTCCGGCAATACCGCTCAGTTCCGGCCATCATCATTGGCC from Desulfovibrio sp. JC010 includes the following:
- a CDS encoding nucleoside transporter C-terminal domain-containing protein yields the protein MVQSLAGLLGLVFLAWVFSENRKKISLKNILSGLVLQFAVALLMLKVPFFSDLIMYLNHAVNALQQATQAGTSFVFGYLGGGPLPFTENSPGASWSLAFRALPLILVVSALSALLFYWKIIPVVVRFFSLVLQKTMNIGGALGLGVASNIFVGMVEAPIIIAPYVKNMSRSELMTLMISGMATIAGTVLVLYASILNTVLPDAIGHILTASIISAPAAILISRIMVPEKGSIENAGNIEIKSPASSSMDAVVKGTADGINMLINIVGMLLVLVALVALTNQILGFLPAMGGEPLTLQRILGIIMWPVVWLMGIPASEAYTASSLMGTKTILNEFLAYLQLAGLPEGTLSPRSTIIMTYAMCGFANLGSLGILIGGLVSIAPERKDEIVELGTKSVIGGTLATCMTGAVVGLLY
- a CDS encoding chemotaxis protein CheX, which encodes MNVELAKPFIKAAVDVLSMMAMVTPTPGKPYVKKSKTAVGDVTGLVGITGDMNGTISISFTKNCAVTIVKNMLGDDVQDILQDVQDAVGEITNMVSGQARAGLAEQGLQFSGATPSVIMGDNHTITHIASTPIMAIPFTSDAGEFTIEFCFE
- a CDS encoding chloride channel protein, encoding MFKSANGISPAELKHFLHKRAPSRNAALILAAIAIGVGSALAAVCLNKSLDFLSMLRKTNSHQWWMFMLPAAGAAAAVILSRKVFKETGGHGVGEVIAKVGLKQGILRPISIISSLLTSLLTIASGGSAGPEAPVVVSGSAMGSNLSRICKMSGQSRMTLIGCGAAGSISAIFNAPVTGMIFAVEIILGEWTPYHLIPIAISSVVATQTSRILEGNVIPFNEQFPPMGVTDLGTSIMLALLAALISVFFVRSIRQVGSICSSFTNQPWIKAGAGGLAVGIIGIFFPLALGEGYTSIKMAIHGTLPTGLGIVMLMVLLRIATTSLTLGSGGLGGIFAPCLVIGSLFGALYYRLISHFIPQHMLTGEGSYALLGMAGVVSGVMQAPLTSVFLVLEITRGYQDVMHIMTVTFLSSMLTHAFEPSSFYFKDLVEKGLLLRPKTDEKILADIDTGELVHENLTHACPQMSVSDFLKVLSSTTQTHVPIINSETNEFMGMVDVVSARSAILDPKQQQSNIGEVAIDRNAPAIDKGMGAAEILEIMNRSGKTTLPVMKDGNFSGFISKEDILAAYRGEMKSYGRRDNLF